In Drosophila santomea strain STO CAGO 1482 chromosome 3L, Prin_Dsan_1.1, whole genome shotgun sequence, a single window of DNA contains:
- the LOC120449569 gene encoding cationic amino acid transporter 4 produces MPSSRRAILRHILSGICTKMNRTKSVPTDVMETPLNRCLNTFDIALLGIGHMVGAGIYVLTGTVAKEMAGPGIILSFILAGFISMLAALCYAEFGTRVPKAGSAYVYTYISMGEFWAFVIGWNILLEHMLGAASVARAWSGYVDSMLGGWIGNTTLELTGGIHEPGLAQYPDILAFLVCIVYAAALAGGVKATAVFNSLLTLVNIAVMVLVISVGFWYADGKNWSEAEGGFLPYGIGGVIAGAATCFYAFVGFDSIATSGEEAKNPSVSIPVATVISLFVVTVGYILVSAALTLMIPISEINPAASLPEAFGQLNLSWAKYLISIGALCGMTTTLLGSLFALPRCMYAMASDGLLFSCFGKINPTTQVPLLNLVVSGVMSACLALVFDLAKLVEFMSIGTLLAYTIVSASVIILRYRPMERIHTTIRVPAVAGSPDDDDDDDEDEASQSSMDTSSPTSEMIEEVLAGGLKAQFRCLEPLLGRFEPGSVVSVAVMLFIFLSFAICVELKVSWTQLYTGTWWALIIYGFIIFAASTCVAVIAVHNQNTRGLIFKVPLVPFVPALGIFCNILLMVHLDAVTWVRFFVWVCIGMVVYFLYGIRNSKEGEVCSSYSILMTTSEAGKVPWGSFKATPGGKKSSKHTIFERFTGRSKPEDKKSIVEESENETSGYS; encoded by the exons ATGCCGAGCTCACGACGTGCGATCCTGAGGCACATACTGTCGGGGATTTGCACCAAGATGAACCGCACCAAGTCGGTGCCCACTGACGTCATGGAGACGCCGCTGAACCGATGCCTCAACACCTTCGACATCGCTCTTTTGG GCATTGGCCATATGGTTGGCGCTGGCATCTACGTGCTGACTGGCACTGTGGCCAAGGAAATGGCCGGACCCGGGATCATATTATCCTTCATCCTAGCCGGATTTATATCGATGCTGGCCGCCCTGTGCTACGCGGAGTTCGGAACTCGAGTGCCCAAGGCGGGATCGGCCTATGTGTACACGTACATATCGATGGGTGAGTTCTGGGCCTTCGTCATCGGCTGGAATATCCTGCTGGAGCACATGCTTGGAGCAGCTTCGGTGGCCAGGGCCTGGAGTGGATACGTGGACTCAATGCTGGGCGGTTGGATTGGGAACACAACGCTGGAGCTCACGGGTGGCATCCATGAGCCCGGATTGGCCCAATACCCCGATATCTTGGCCTTCCTGGTCTGCATTGTTTATGCGGCTGCTCTGGCCGGAGGAGTGAAGGCCACGGCGGTGTTCAACAGTCTACTAACCCTCGTCAATATAGCCGTGATGGTTCTGGTCATCAGCGTGGGATTCTGGTATGCGGATGGCAAGAATTGGTCCGAGGCCGAGGGAGGATTCCTGCCCTACGGCATTGGAGGTGTCATTGCCGGTGCCGCCACCTGTTTCTACGCCTTTGTGGGCTTCGATTCCATAGCTACTTCCGGTGAGGAGGCCAAAAACCCATCGGTATCCATACCCGTGGCCACTGTGATCTCTTTGTTCGTGGTGACAGTGGGTTACATCCTTGTCAGTGCCGCCCTGACCCTCATGATTCCCATCAGTGAGATCAATCCGGCTGCGTCATTGCCGGAGGCATTTGGGCAATTAAACCTCTCTTGGGCTAAGTACCTGATCTCCATAGGAGCTCTGTGTGGGATGACCACCACCCTGTTGGGATCCCTTTTCGCCCTGCCACGCTGCATGTACGCCATGGCCTCGGATGGATTGCTTTTTAGCTGCTTCGGCAAAATTAACCCCACTACCCAGGTGCCATTGCTGAATCTAGTGGTATCCGGGGTAATGAGTGCCTGCCTCGCCTTGGTCTTCGACCTGGCCAAGCTGGTGGAGTTTATGTCCATTGGCACTTTGTTGGCCTACACCATCGTCTCGGCCAGTGTGATTATCCTGCGATATCGTCCTATGGAGCGAATTCATACCACGATTAGGGTTCCCGCGGTGGCTGGAAGCcccgacgacgacgacgatgatgacgaggaTGAGGCGTCCCAGTCCAGCATGGATACTTCCTCGCCGACCAGCGAGATGATAGAGGAAGTCCTAGCTGGCGGACTAAAGGCCCAGTTCAGGTGCTTGGAACCCCTACTAGGACGTTTCGAACCGGGATCAGTGGTGTCCGTGGCCGTGATGCTGTTCATCTTCCTGAGCTTTGCCATCTGTGTGGAGCTGAAGGTGTCGTGGACGCAACTCTATACAGGCACCTGGTGGGCCCTGATCATCTACGGATTCATCATTTTCGCAGCCAGCACTTGCGTGGCCGTTATAGCTGTCCATAACCAGAACACCCGGGGCCTGATCTTCAAGGTGCCACTGGTTCCCTTCGTTCCAGCACTCGGCATCTTTTGTAATATCTTGCTGATGGTTCATCTGGATGCCGTGACCTGGGTGCGGTTCTTTGTCTGGGTTTGCATCGGAATGGTGGTGTACTTCCTCTACGGGATCCGCAACAGCAAAGAGGGTGAGGTCTGCTCCTCTTACTCCATCCTGATGACCACATCGGAGGCTGGAAAGGTTCCGTGGGGTTCCTTTAAGGCAACTCCCGGTGGAAAAAAGTCCAGTAAGCATACCATCTTCGAGAGATTCACAGGACGCAGCAAGCCGGAGGACAAGAAATCCATTGTAGAGGAAAGTGAAAACGAGACGTCCGGATATTCCTAA